The Pseudomonas sp. FP2309 genomic sequence CTGCTCAGTGACAGCTTCGCCCACGCCAAGTGGCTCAAGCCCCACGAACGTGCGGTGCTGGAAGCCGACCAGGCCACGGACCTGGCCAACAAACCCAAGACCACTACCGACTCCCTGGCGCAAGTGTTCAAGAACCCGGTCATCTGGGCCTTCGGCCTGATCTACTTCTGCATCCAGAGCGGCGTGTACGCGATCAACTTCTGGCTGCCTTCGATCATCAAGAACCTGGGTTTCAGCGATAACCTGGTGATTGGCTGGCTCAGTGCGATCCCGTATCTGCTGGCGGCGGTGTTCATGCTGCTGGTGGGACGTTCCGCCGATTTGCGCAAAGAGCGGCGCTGGCACTTGGTGGTGCCGATGTTGATGGGGGCCGTCGGCCTGGTGATTGCGGTGAACTTCGCCACCACCCCGGCCATTGCGATCCTCGGCCTGACCATTGCCACCATGGGCGCCCTTACCGGCCTGCCGATGTTCTGGCCGGTGCCCACCGCCCTGCTCAGCGCGGGCGCAGCGGCGGGTGGCCTGGCGTTGATCAACTCCATGGGCCAGATGGCCGGCTTTCTCAGCCCCTACATCGTCGGTTTTGTGAAGGATGCCACCGGGTCGACGGACATGGCGTTGTACCTGCTGGCAGGCGTCATTGTGGCGGGCAGTGTGCTGGCGCTGCGGATGACGCGCACCCTCAAGGCTTAGTGATATCGGCGTGGGAGCCGGGTTTGCCGGCTGCCACGCTGTCGGTCCCGTGCTACAACAGGCCGCCGCCGTCGATGTCGATCACACTGCCGGTCATGTAGCCATTTTCCATGGCCAGCACATACCCCGCCGCCACTTCCGCTGCCTGCCCTACCCGACCAACCGGCAACGCACCGCCAGTTTTGGCAAACATTGCCTGGCGCTGCTCTTGCGCCAGCCCGGCATACGCCGGTGTATCGATCACCCCTGGGCTGATCACGTTGACACGGCGCGGCGCCAACTCTTTGGCCAGTTGCTTGCCCAGCGCCTCGGTCGCCGCATTGATGCCGATCTTGATGAACTGACCCGGCACCAACTTACGCCCCAATTGTCCGGACGTCAGGCTGATGCTGCCTTGCGCTTCCAGAAACGGCAGGGCCAGCTGGATCGCGCGCAATGCGCCCCAGAGTTTCACATCGAAGTTGTCCTGGGCCTCATGCAGGTCGGTGTCGATCAACGGTTTGGCGCGAACCGATGGGCCGGAGGTATATACCAAATGGTCGAAGCGCCCCACGCCTTCGAATAAACGTTGCAAGGATGCGCTGTCGGTAACGTCCGCCGGTTCACTGCGCACGCCATTGTCGCTGCCGGACGACAACCGTCGCCCGGCCAGCACCACCTGTGCGCCTCGGGCATGCGCCGCCTCGGCTACTGCTGCGCCAATGCCACTGCTGCCGCCGATCACGATGACGGTTTTGCCGCTCAGGGGAGATGTCATGGGGAATGTCCTGGGTCAGAAAGTGAGCGTTCATCTTCCCAGCTTGGCAATCGATGAAAAATCCCGGTAAAACGACAAGATCTTTAAAGGATTTTTACAAATGAGCTCAATCCTTGACCTTGAAGTCTTTGTGCGCACCGCCGACACGGGCAGCTTGTCGGCCGCCGCGCGCAGCCTGAGCCTGACGCCGGCAGCGGCGAGCATTGCCCTCAAACGCCTGGAAACCCGACTGGACACCCGCCTGTTGGCGCGCTCCACCCGCAGCATGCGCTTGACCGAGGAAGGCCGGCGTTACCTGGACAGTGTGCGCGTGGCACTGGCGGCCTTGTCAGAGGGTGAGCAGGCGCTCAAGCAGCAGAGCCAGGGCCTGACCGGTTTACTGCAACTGGCGGCGCCGTCGGACTTCGGGCGCAATGTAGTGCTGGGGTGGCTCGATGAGTTCAAGCAGCAGCACCCGAATATCCGTCTGCAACTGATGCTTAACGACAGCAACGCCGACCTGTTTCGCGAAACGGTGGACATCGCCCTGCGCTTCGGCGTGCCCCAGGATTCCAGTCTGGTCGCGCTGCCGATTGCGCCTGATCACCACCGCGTCGCGTGCGCCAGCCCGGCGTACCTGGCGCGTCACGGTACGCCGCAGGTTCCCCTGGACCTGTCGCACCACAGTGCGCTGCGGTACATGCGCCAGGGCCAGGTCAGCAAGACGTGGCGCTTTCATCGGGGCAGCGACGTGCAGGAGGTGGACGTGACCGGGGATTTCCTAAGCGATGACGGCGAAATCGTGCGGCGCTGGGCGCTGGCCGGGCATGGGGTGGCGTACAAAGCCAGGCTCGATGTGGTCGCCGATATTGCCGCAGGCCGTCTGGTAGCGCTGTTCGACGATTGGCAGGGGGAGCCGGCGCCTTTCAACCTGATGTGCCCGCATCGCCTGCAAGTATCGGAACGGGTGAAGGTGCTGCATGGCTTTCTACAGGAGCGCTGCCAGGCGTTGCTGTGTTCATGAAGAAATGCGCGCAGGGCTTGTTCCAGAGCCTCTGAGTCTGGTATTGCATGGCCTCACGTTTCCCAGACTTGAGGAGTTTTGCATGATTTACCGCACATTGGGCCAGTCCGGGTTGAAGGTCAGCGCCTTGACCCTGGGCACCATGATGTTTGGCGAGCAGACCAACGCCGAAGACTCGTTGCGCATCATCGACAAGGCCTGGGACCAAGGCATCAATTTTATCGACACGGCGGACGTTTACACCGGCGGACGCTCCGAAGAGCTGGTTGGGGAAGCGATCGCCCGGCACCGTCAGGACTGGGTGGTGGCATCCAAGGTCGGTTTTGGCCCACCGGACGGCATGCCCAATCGCAGCGGCTTGAGCCGCAAGCGTATTTTCAATGCGCTGGAAGCAAGCCTGGTCCGCCTCGACACCGACTACCTGGACATCTACTACCTGCACCGCGAAGACCACAACACGCCGCTTGAGGTGACTGTCTCGGCAATGGGTGACCTGATTCGCCAGGGCAAGATACGTTACTGGGGTCTGTCCAATTATCGTGGCTGGCGCATTGCCGAGGTGATCCGCGTGGCCGAGCGCCTGGGCGTGGACAAGCCGGTGATCAGCCAGCCGTTGTACAACATCGTCAACCGCCAGGCCGAGGTGGAACAGATCACCGCCGCCGCGGCGTACGGTCTGGGCGTGGTGCCCTACAGCCCATTGGCCCGCGGCGTGCTCAGCGGCAAATATGCGCCGGACGTCCCCCCTGAACCGGGCAGCCGCGCGGCGCGCCAGGACAAACGCATCCTGGAAACCGAATGGCGTGTGGAGTCTTTGCGCATGGCCCAGCAGATTCAGCAGTACACCCAAGGGCGTGGGGTGGGGATGGTGCAATTTGCCATTGCCTGGGTGCTGAACAACGCGGCGGTGAGTTCGGCGATTGTCGGGCCACGCACCGAAGCGCAGTGGGATGCCTACACCGGCGCGCTGGAGGTGAAGATTACGGCGGAGGATGAAGCGTTCATCGATTCATTGGTCACGCCGGGGCATTCGTCTACCCCCGGTTTCAATGACGTGAGCCACTTCGTATCGGGCCGCAGCGCGCGCACGTAAATTCATGGGTCGCTGCCCCTGCTGAGGGGCAGTGAGAAATTTTCTTGCCATACGCCCCAAAACAGAGCAGCCGTTTCACGCCGCAAGCACCATAATGCCCGCTCTCTTGTACAAATCGGATTTCGCGAGGACAGCGTGTCTAAAGGTGTGGTGTTATCGGTTTCGGCCTCGGTGTTGTTTGCCGTGATGTATTACTTCACGTCGCTGCTCACGCCGTTGAGCGGCCTGGAGATTTTCGGCTGGCGGATGTTGCTGACCGTGCCGTGCATGACGGTGTTCATGGTCGTCAGCGGCGAATGGCGACAGGTGCGCGACCTGCTGCGCGTCCTCGCGTCCAAGCCTCGGATGATCGCCGGGGTGGCACTCTCGTCCGCCTTGCTCGGCGTGCAGTTGTGGCTGTTTATGTGGGCACCGCTCAACGGGCGCAGCCTGGATGTGTCGGTGGGTTACTTTCTGCTGCCGCTGACCATGGTGC encodes the following:
- a CDS encoding MFS transporter; translated protein: MSQSAAAPLATDDDKNAIYKRITLRLIPFIFICYLFNYLDRVNVGFAKLQMLDALKFSETVYGLGAGIFFIGYVLCGVPSNLALTKFGPRRWIALMMIVWGTLSTCLLFVTTPTHFYTLRLFTGAAEAGFFPGVVLYLSQWFPTFRRGRIMALFMSAIPVSGLLGSPFSGWILNHFAAGQGGLAGWQWMFLLQGIPTVILGALAYFLLSDSFAHAKWLKPHERAVLEADQATDLANKPKTTTDSLAQVFKNPVIWAFGLIYFCIQSGVYAINFWLPSIIKNLGFSDNLVIGWLSAIPYLLAAVFMLLVGRSADLRKERRWHLVVPMLMGAVGLVIAVNFATTPAIAILGLTIATMGALTGLPMFWPVPTALLSAGAAAGGLALINSMGQMAGFLSPYIVGFVKDATGSTDMALYLLAGVIVAGSVLALRMTRTLKA
- a CDS encoding SDR family oxidoreductase, which translates into the protein MTSPLSGKTVIVIGGSSGIGAAVAEAAHARGAQVVLAGRRLSSGSDNGVRSEPADVTDSASLQRLFEGVGRFDHLVYTSGPSVRAKPLIDTDLHEAQDNFDVKLWGALRAIQLALPFLEAQGSISLTSGQLGRKLVPGQFIKIGINAATEALGKQLAKELAPRRVNVISPGVIDTPAYAGLAQEQRQAMFAKTGGALPVGRVGQAAEVAAGYVLAMENGYMTGSVIDIDGGGLL
- a CDS encoding LysR family transcriptional regulator, giving the protein MSSILDLEVFVRTADTGSLSAAARSLSLTPAAASIALKRLETRLDTRLLARSTRSMRLTEEGRRYLDSVRVALAALSEGEQALKQQSQGLTGLLQLAAPSDFGRNVVLGWLDEFKQQHPNIRLQLMLNDSNADLFRETVDIALRFGVPQDSSLVALPIAPDHHRVACASPAYLARHGTPQVPLDLSHHSALRYMRQGQVSKTWRFHRGSDVQEVDVTGDFLSDDGEIVRRWALAGHGVAYKARLDVVADIAAGRLVALFDDWQGEPAPFNLMCPHRLQVSERVKVLHGFLQERCQALLCS
- a CDS encoding aldo/keto reductase, whose protein sequence is MIYRTLGQSGLKVSALTLGTMMFGEQTNAEDSLRIIDKAWDQGINFIDTADVYTGGRSEELVGEAIARHRQDWVVASKVGFGPPDGMPNRSGLSRKRIFNALEASLVRLDTDYLDIYYLHREDHNTPLEVTVSAMGDLIRQGKIRYWGLSNYRGWRIAEVIRVAERLGVDKPVISQPLYNIVNRQAEVEQITAAAAYGLGVVPYSPLARGVLSGKYAPDVPPEPGSRAARQDKRILETEWRVESLRMAQQIQQYTQGRGVGMVQFAIAWVLNNAAVSSAIVGPRTEAQWDAYTGALEVKITAEDEAFIDSLVTPGHSSTPGFNDVSHFVSGRSART